A window from Symbiopectobacterium purcellii encodes these proteins:
- a CDS encoding hydrogenase 4 subunit D, translating into MDTFVIESRALATLLLPFIGALWIAVAPQRHAKVLCSLFALLATLGMASLAWGWYAAGQQDTVITLYRYGDAELFGFVFDRVSLLIGFAVVFLGLLVSIYSCGYLTSGNREHPHEGTNRYYAFLLVFIGAMAGLTLSSTLLGQLLFFEITGGCSWALIGYYQQPKSLRSALKALLITHVASVGLYLATAWLFAKTGTFALSAISQLDSADKMVVFAGIMFAAWGKSAQWPLHVWLPDAMEAPTPVSAYLHAASMVKVGVYIFARAILATDDIPHVIGVVGLVMATFTLVYGFLMYLPQKDMKRLLAYSTITQLSYIFFALSLATFGSRMAFEAGIAYIFNHAFAKSLFFLVAGALSYSCGTRMLPRLKGLMRKTPLLGIGFCVAALAITGVPPFNGFFSKFPLFAAGFSLSAEHLWLLPLLVITLVESVASFAWFLYWFGRTVPGEPSEDVAAAAPLPATMQGVLVVLIIMSLCSSVFAALWLQ; encoded by the coding sequence ATGGATACGTTCGTTATAGAAAGTCGCGCGCTGGCGACGCTGCTTCTGCCCTTTATCGGCGCGCTGTGGATTGCCGTTGCGCCACAGCGCCACGCCAAAGTGCTGTGCAGTCTGTTCGCCCTGTTGGCGACGTTGGGTATGGCGTCGCTGGCCTGGGGCTGGTATGCGGCAGGCCAGCAAGATACGGTGATTACGCTGTATCGCTACGGTGACGCCGAGCTGTTCGGCTTTGTGTTTGACCGCGTCAGCCTGCTCATCGGTTTTGCCGTGGTGTTCCTCGGCCTGCTGGTCAGCATCTACTCCTGCGGTTATCTGACGTCAGGCAACCGGGAGCACCCGCACGAAGGCACCAATCGTTACTATGCGTTTCTGCTGGTGTTCATCGGGGCGATGGCGGGTCTGACGCTCTCTTCCACGCTGCTCGGGCAACTGCTGTTTTTCGAAATCACCGGCGGGTGTTCCTGGGCGTTGATTGGTTACTACCAGCAACCGAAGTCGCTGCGCTCAGCGTTAAAAGCGCTGTTGATCACTCACGTTGCCTCTGTTGGCCTCTACCTTGCCACCGCCTGGCTGTTTGCCAAAACCGGCACCTTTGCGCTGAGTGCCATCAGCCAGTTAGACAGCGCCGATAAAATGGTGGTGTTCGCCGGCATCATGTTCGCCGCCTGGGGGAAATCCGCCCAGTGGCCGCTGCACGTTTGGCTGCCGGATGCGATGGAAGCCCCCACACCGGTCAGTGCCTATCTGCACGCCGCCTCGATGGTGAAAGTGGGCGTGTATATTTTTGCCCGCGCCATTCTGGCAACAGACGACATCCCGCATGTGATCGGCGTGGTAGGGCTGGTGATGGCGACCTTTACGCTGGTGTACGGCTTCCTGATGTATTTACCGCAGAAAGACATGAAACGCCTGCTGGCCTACTCCACTATTACCCAACTGTCGTACATCTTCTTCGCACTTTCACTGGCGACCTTCGGCTCACGCATGGCGTTCGAGGCCGGTATTGCCTACATCTTCAACCACGCCTTTGCCAAGAGCCTGTTCTTTTTGGTCGCCGGTGCGCTGAGCTACAGCTGTGGCACCCGCATGTTGCCACGCCTGAAAGGATTGATGCGTAAAACGCCGTTGCTCGGCATCGGCTTTTGCGTGGCCGCGCTGGCGATCACCGGGGTACCGCCGTTTAACGGTTTCTTTAGCAAATTCCCGCTGTTTGCCGCCGGTTTCTCGCTCTCGGCTGAGCACCTTTGGCTGTTACCGCTGCTGGTAATTACGTTGGTGGAATCTGTCGCCAGCTTTGCCTGGTTCCTGTACTGGTTCGGACGCACCGTGCCGGGTGAACCGTCGGAAGACGTGGCGGCAGCGGCACCGCTCCCGGCCACCATGCAGGGCGTGCTGGTGGTGTTAATCATCATGTCGCTGTGTTCCAGCGTGTTTGCTGCACTGTGGCTGCAATAA
- a CDS encoding FTR1 family iron permease, with product MSSWQKCLIVLCFMFSSLSAFAATDYNTFIHDIQGRLDKTAELYQQQKPDEARTEVQMAYFEVFENLEGPIRINISAQKSYQLEATFGEIRRMIGEGKPQADIQAKVNWLKGELDSVLPVLTDGHKLVAQEQHGAYGNSDIALYWQQSFKTIDDGLAQAVADYQAGDYQKASQSVQQAHYQGFKNSEMEMSVRQNRSSQQAASINQQFSALIALTAQPDQMSEVAYRVTTLLQDIEDVLPGLPTTRDDQPVSAAPDNSIAGADIPDADWASVVNNINQAIAAAIAQYESGQVKPAIMAVQDAYFDLFEASGMENKVGSRDSAFKSTLEGYFTRLVSMMSAGQPVSALHAQADAMQQDLANAVTMLGSGSETHWSLLIYSLLIIVREGLEALLIVAAIVAYLVKNNHHDKLPLIRQSVYVALVCSVLTAVLFQMLFSNSGASRELLEGFTMLIAVVMLFSMSYWLLSKVEARHWKAYLEGKLSHSLSSGSVVGLWLTSFLAVYREGAETVLFYFALVGDASNVAGHLSILAGFLIGCVILLIAYLVMRFTVVKLPLKPFFMFTGCFMYLMAFVFAGKGVLELIEGKLFEPTLLTWVPEISVLGIYPYVETLIPQVVLVFAALAALWIMRRRAETFEYGKQ from the coding sequence ATGTCTAGTTGGCAGAAGTGTTTGATTGTACTGTGTTTCATGTTTTCCAGCCTGTCGGCATTTGCCGCAACGGATTACAACACCTTCATCCATGACATTCAGGGCCGCCTGGATAAGACCGCTGAGCTCTATCAGCAGCAGAAGCCGGATGAAGCCCGTACTGAAGTTCAAATGGCCTACTTCGAGGTGTTTGAGAACCTGGAAGGGCCAATTCGTATCAATATCTCCGCGCAGAAAAGCTATCAACTGGAAGCCACCTTTGGTGAAATTCGCCGCATGATTGGCGAAGGTAAGCCGCAAGCTGATATTCAGGCCAAGGTGAACTGGCTGAAAGGCGAGTTAGACAGCGTGTTACCGGTGTTGACTGACGGTCACAAATTGGTGGCTCAGGAGCAGCACGGGGCTTATGGCAACAGCGATATCGCCCTCTACTGGCAGCAAAGTTTCAAGACCATTGACGATGGGTTGGCGCAGGCTGTGGCTGACTATCAGGCAGGCGACTATCAGAAAGCCAGTCAAAGCGTACAGCAGGCACACTATCAAGGATTTAAAAACTCCGAGATGGAAATGTCAGTGCGCCAAAACCGCTCTTCGCAGCAAGCCGCCTCGATCAACCAGCAGTTTAGTGCACTGATCGCGCTGACCGCTCAGCCGGATCAAATGAGCGAAGTGGCGTATCGGGTCACCACGCTGCTGCAAGATATTGAAGATGTGCTGCCGGGCTTACCCACCACCCGCGACGATCAGCCCGTATCGGCGGCACCGGATAACAGTATCGCTGGCGCTGACATTCCGGATGCGGACTGGGCCAGCGTAGTTAATAACATCAACCAGGCTATCGCAGCAGCGATTGCGCAGTATGAAAGCGGACAGGTAAAACCGGCCATTATGGCGGTGCAGGATGCCTACTTCGATCTGTTTGAAGCCAGCGGTATGGAGAACAAAGTCGGCTCGCGTGATTCTGCATTCAAATCCACGCTGGAAGGCTATTTCACCCGTCTGGTCAGTATGATGAGCGCCGGGCAGCCAGTTTCTGCGCTGCATGCGCAGGCTGATGCGATGCAACAGGACTTGGCTAACGCAGTCACCATGCTGGGCAGCGGCAGTGAAACGCACTGGAGCCTGCTGATCTACAGTCTGCTGATCATCGTGCGTGAAGGGCTGGAGGCGCTGCTGATCGTGGCTGCTATCGTGGCCTATCTGGTGAAAAACAATCACCATGACAAACTGCCGTTAATCCGCCAGTCGGTGTATGTGGCGCTGGTGTGCAGTGTATTGACCGCCGTGTTGTTCCAGATGCTGTTCAGTAATTCCGGTGCCAGTCGTGAATTGCTGGAAGGGTTCACCATGCTGATTGCGGTGGTGATGCTGTTCAGCATGAGCTATTGGCTGCTGTCTAAAGTCGAAGCCCGACACTGGAAAGCCTATCTGGAAGGAAAACTGTCGCACTCCCTGAGCAGCGGCTCGGTTGTCGGTTTGTGGCTGACCAGTTTCCTGGCGGTATACCGCGAAGGCGCGGAAACGGTGCTGTTCTACTTCGCATTAGTGGGGGATGCCAGCAACGTGGCAGGGCACCTCTCTATTCTGGCGGGCTTCCTGATTGGCTGCGTGATATTGCTTATCGCTTATCTGGTGATGCGCTTTACCGTGGTCAAACTGCCGCTGAAACCCTTCTTTATGTTTACCGGTTGTTTTATGTACCTGATGGCGTTTGTGTTCGCCGGTAAAGGTGTACTGGAGTTAATCGAAGGCAAGCTGTTTGAACCTACGTTGTTAACGTGGGTTCCGGAAATCAGTGTATTGGGGATCTACCCCTACGTCGAAACGCTGATACCGCAAGTCGTATTGGTGTTCGCTGCTCTGGCCGCGCTGTGGATTATGCGTCGGCGCGCTGAGACGTTCGAATACGGGAAGCAATGA
- a CDS encoding 4Fe-4S dicluster domain-containing protein produces the protein MNRFVIAEPKRCIGCNTCMAACTQVHRQHGLQTHPRLTVERDAQGTAPVLCRHCEDAPCAQVCPVNAITQRNNSVVLDEIACIGCKLCAIACPFGAITPSDSKPLAVPQTFAHHVPVEALTDVPVSVASINPFLSWNAGVKSVAVKCDLCAFQDKPECVRVCPTQALFVVDESHLAAATEAKRRQAMMWPQGNQPFAATEWEPKS, from the coding sequence ATGAATCGCTTCGTCATTGCGGAGCCCAAACGCTGTATCGGATGTAACACCTGTATGGCGGCCTGTACGCAGGTACACCGCCAGCATGGGTTGCAAACCCATCCCCGTTTGACGGTGGAGCGAGATGCCCAAGGCACCGCCCCCGTTTTGTGTCGCCACTGTGAGGATGCTCCGTGCGCACAGGTATGTCCGGTTAACGCCATCACGCAGCGCAACAACTCTGTGGTGTTGGATGAAATCGCCTGTATCGGCTGCAAGCTGTGCGCCATCGCGTGCCCGTTCGGTGCGATAACCCCGTCTGACAGCAAGCCGCTGGCGGTGCCGCAGACCTTCGCTCACCACGTTCCCGTTGAAGCCTTAACGGACGTACCGGTCAGCGTTGCCTCCATCAATCCGTTTCTGTCATGGAACGCGGGGGTGAAAAGCGTGGCGGTAAAATGCGACCTGTGCGCCTTTCAGGACAAACCGGAATGTGTACGCGTTTGCCCAACGCAAGCCCTCTTTGTTGTGGATGAGTCACATCTTGCCGCTGCGACCGAGGCCAAGCGCCGTCAGGCAATGATGTGGCCGCAGGGCAATCAGCCCTTTGCGGCAACGGAATGGGAGCCAAAATCATGA
- a CDS encoding respiratory chain complex I subunit 1 family protein, giving the protein MFTETTLSGAAPLIIRLVCALLQALVLFALAPLFSGLARVIRAKMHSRQGPGLLQDYRDIIKLLKRQSVAPEHAGGVFRLMPFVLIGSMLLVAMTLPAVTLRSPFGAGGDIITLLYLFALFRFFFSLAGLDSGSPFAGIGASRELTLGILVEPILILSLLVVALIAGSTNIGNISHVLAEGAWLSPTATGLALLACAFATFIEMGKIPFDVAEAEQELQEGPLTEYSGAGLALVKWGISLKQVMVAVLFLSIFVPFGKADSFTLGAMLWGSIALLLKLLLVFVAAAVFENSLARGRFLLTGRVTWLGFGIAALAFVFYLTGL; this is encoded by the coding sequence ATGTTTACTGAAACTACGCTATCCGGTGCCGCCCCGCTCATCATCCGTCTGGTGTGCGCCTTGTTGCAGGCGCTGGTGCTGTTCGCGCTTGCCCCGCTGTTCTCGGGGCTGGCGCGTGTGATCCGCGCCAAGATGCACTCGCGTCAAGGGCCGGGACTGTTACAGGACTACCGCGACATTATCAAGCTGCTCAAGCGGCAATCCGTCGCACCAGAACACGCAGGCGGGGTATTTCGCCTGATGCCGTTTGTGCTGATCGGCTCAATGCTGCTGGTCGCCATGACGCTACCGGCTGTGACGCTACGTTCGCCGTTTGGTGCCGGCGGCGACATCATCACTCTGCTCTATCTGTTTGCCCTGTTTCGCTTCTTCTTTTCACTGGCAGGGCTGGATTCCGGCAGCCCGTTTGCCGGTATCGGTGCCAGCCGCGAACTGACGCTCGGCATATTAGTCGAGCCGATCCTGATTCTGTCGCTGCTGGTGGTGGCGTTGATTGCCGGTTCCACCAATATCGGCAATATCAGCCATGTGCTGGCAGAGGGCGCCTGGCTCTCACCAACGGCTACCGGTCTGGCGCTGCTGGCCTGTGCTTTTGCCACCTTTATCGAAATGGGCAAAATTCCTTTCGACGTTGCCGAGGCCGAACAGGAGCTACAAGAGGGTCCGTTGACCGAATATTCCGGTGCCGGGCTGGCGCTGGTGAAATGGGGGATCAGCCTCAAGCAGGTGATGGTGGCGGTGTTGTTTCTCTCTATTTTCGTGCCGTTTGGCAAGGCGGACAGCTTCACCCTCGGTGCCATGCTGTGGGGCAGCATCGCGCTGTTGTTAAAGCTGTTGCTGGTGTTTGTCGCCGCTGCGGTGTTTGAAAACAGCCTGGCGCGCGGGCGCTTTCTGCTGACCGGGCGCGTTACCTGGCTCGGCTTTGGTATCGCCGCGCTGGCCTTTGTTTTTTACCTCACCGGTCTATAG
- the hyfB gene encoding hydrogenase 4 subunit B, translating into MMTPFAWLALSLALYLAGALLSLCLAHNDDRAIKLSGVSALLAGLAGVTAALPVLTRAEPLLASFDGPFVAFARLTLRLDALAAFMVLVISLLATITALYSLAYLQEYRGRAGAMGFYMNLFIASMVALVVTDNAFYFIILFEVMSLSSYFLVISDQDDEAINAGLLYFLIAHAGSVLIMVAFFLLYRASGSLDFADFRQAKLPPLQASVVFLLAFFGFGAKAGMLPLHGWLPRAHPAAPSHASALMSGVMVKIGIFGIIKVGIDLLGATATWWGVVVLAFGAVSSVLGVLYALAEHDIKRLLAYHTVENIGIILMGVGMIGIATHQPLLAALGLLGGLYHLLNHALFKGLLFLGAGAVIYRLHSKDMEKMGGLARRMPYTALAFLVGCMAISALPPLNGFVSEWFTYQSLFTLSHQGSFGLRLIAPIAIVMLAITGALAAMCFVKVYGISFSGAPRSEKADRAREVPWPMTLAMGLLALLCVALGVGASLVAPVITQVAISLTGEAAPVVAHGLTLFPGNPAQTSLSTPLIFILLLALPLLPLLLYVGAKGGRQAFRQRGTPWACGYEYEGAMAASAGSFTQPLRVLFAPLYRIRKTLAPGPMLQRTLEQTTRAAENAEPLLDNRIVMPLASALQRVSRAMQWIQHGDFRLYCLYVVAALVVLLLVTMA; encoded by the coding sequence ATGATGACGCCCTTTGCATGGCTGGCACTCTCGCTGGCGCTCTATCTGGCAGGTGCGCTGTTATCGCTTTGCCTGGCCCACAACGATGACAGGGCAATCAAGCTCAGTGGCGTCTCTGCCCTGCTCGCCGGACTCGCGGGTGTCACCGCCGCGCTTCCGGTGCTGACCCGCGCCGAGCCGTTACTGGCATCGTTCGATGGCCCCTTTGTTGCTTTCGCGCGATTAACGCTGCGGCTGGATGCACTGGCTGCCTTTATGGTGCTGGTAATTTCACTGCTGGCAACCATCACAGCCCTGTATTCGTTAGCCTATCTGCAAGAGTACCGCGGACGCGCTGGCGCGATGGGGTTCTATATGAACCTGTTTATCGCCTCGATGGTCGCACTGGTAGTAACGGATAACGCTTTCTATTTCATCATCCTGTTTGAAGTGATGTCGCTTAGTTCTTACTTCCTGGTGATCTCCGATCAGGATGATGAGGCCATCAACGCCGGGCTGCTCTACTTCCTGATTGCCCATGCCGGATCGGTACTGATCATGGTGGCGTTCTTCTTGCTCTACCGCGCCAGCGGCAGTCTGGATTTTGCCGATTTCCGTCAGGCAAAACTGCCGCCGTTACAGGCTTCCGTGGTGTTCCTGCTGGCGTTCTTCGGGTTTGGCGCAAAGGCCGGGATGTTGCCGCTGCACGGCTGGCTGCCGCGCGCCCACCCCGCCGCGCCGTCACATGCCTCTGCATTGATGTCGGGCGTGATGGTGAAAATCGGCATCTTCGGCATCATTAAGGTGGGTATCGACCTGCTCGGTGCCACCGCAACCTGGTGGGGCGTAGTGGTGCTGGCATTTGGCGCTGTCTCTTCAGTGCTGGGTGTGTTGTACGCGCTGGCCGAGCACGATATCAAGCGCCTGCTGGCTTATCACACGGTAGAAAACATCGGCATCATTCTGATGGGCGTCGGCATGATTGGCATCGCCACGCATCAACCGCTGCTGGCGGCATTAGGTCTGCTGGGCGGGCTGTATCACTTGCTGAACCATGCGCTGTTTAAAGGGTTACTGTTCTTGGGTGCCGGGGCCGTGATTTACCGGCTGCACAGCAAAGACATGGAAAAGATGGGCGGCCTTGCCCGCCGTATGCCGTACACCGCGCTGGCGTTTCTGGTTGGCTGTATGGCGATTTCTGCGCTACCGCCACTCAACGGCTTTGTCAGTGAATGGTTCACTTATCAGTCACTGTTTACCCTGAGCCATCAAGGGAGCTTCGGGTTGCGGCTGATCGCCCCGATTGCCATTGTGATGCTCGCTATCACCGGTGCTCTGGCCGCCATGTGTTTCGTCAAAGTCTACGGCATCAGTTTCTCCGGAGCCCCTCGCAGTGAGAAAGCCGATCGGGCACGGGAAGTGCCCTGGCCGATGACCCTCGCCATGGGCCTGCTGGCGCTGCTGTGTGTCGCGCTGGGCGTCGGTGCCAGTCTGGTGGCACCGGTTATCACCCAGGTTGCCATCAGCCTGACCGGCGAGGCAGCCCCGGTGGTAGCGCACGGGCTGACGCTGTTCCCCGGCAATCCGGCGCAAACCTCACTCTCAACCCCATTGATCTTTATTTTGCTGCTCGCGCTGCCGCTGTTGCCGCTGCTGCTCTACGTGGGCGCGAAGGGGGGCCGTCAGGCATTCCGCCAACGTGGTACACCCTGGGCGTGTGGCTATGAGTACGAAGGCGCCATGGCCGCTTCAGCGGGCAGTTTTACCCAGCCGCTGCGCGTGTTATTTGCTCCGCTCTACCGTATACGCAAAACCTTGGCTCCGGGCCCGATGCTACAACGGACGCTGGAACAGACGACACGTGCCGCTGAAAACGCCGAACCCCTGCTGGATAACCGCATAGTGATGCCGTTAGCCAGCGCCTTGCAGCGGGTGAGCCGTGCGATGCAGTGGATACAACACGGCGATTTCCGGCTCTATTGCCTGTACGTGGTCGCAGCGCTGGTGGTGCTGCTGCTGGTCACGATGGCATAA
- a CDS encoding hydrogenase 4 subunit F, whose protein sequence is MTSSTLLFTLLATPFITALLAFACRWCGGAVRMAVSVIHLCGISLLLVLSLYVVGMIASQGEILAAHRWLHLDSLSALFLAILGIIGFLTGLYSVGYMNHEVNSGEVSVPTLCHYYGFFQLFLFTMLLVITSNNLIVMWAAIEATTLSSAFLVGLYGQRSSLEAAWKYVIICTVGVAFGLYGTVLVYANAANVMATPGDAIFWTEVLQHASELDSTLMHLAFIFVIIGFGTKTGLFPMHAWLPDAHSEAPSPTSALLSAVLLNCALLVIVRYTMIVSAAIGPVFPQRLLLVFGLLSVAVAAFLILVQRDMKRLLAYSSVENMGLIAVALGIGGPLGVLAALLHTLNHSLTKTLLFCGSGNVLLKYGTRDMDAVKGILRVTPITGALLAGGALALGGMPPFNLFLSEFMTVTAGINAGYLWLVIVLLFLLTIVLAGLVRMVASTVLGNSPAAVSKGELGILTTAPMAILLALMLLMGTHIPQPVTRLLESASALVLQSHTTEAAAVTALSPTERAPLTLSRQETSRDE, encoded by the coding sequence ATGACCAGTTCGACCTTGCTTTTCACCCTGCTTGCCACGCCGTTTATCACTGCGCTGCTGGCATTTGCCTGCCGCTGGTGCGGTGGTGCGGTGCGCATGGCGGTGAGCGTTATCCACCTGTGCGGCATCAGCCTGCTGCTGGTGCTTTCGCTGTACGTGGTGGGAATGATTGCCTCTCAGGGCGAGATTCTGGCAGCACATCGCTGGTTGCATCTGGATAGCTTGAGTGCACTGTTTCTCGCCATTCTCGGCATTATCGGCTTTCTCACCGGGCTTTACTCCGTGGGGTACATGAACCATGAAGTGAACAGCGGCGAGGTTTCCGTCCCGACGTTGTGCCACTACTACGGCTTCTTTCAACTGTTTCTGTTCACCATGTTATTGGTGATCACCAGTAACAACCTGATTGTGATGTGGGCCGCCATTGAGGCCACGACCCTCAGCTCCGCGTTTCTGGTTGGCCTTTACGGACAACGCTCGTCGCTGGAGGCTGCCTGGAAGTACGTCATCATTTGTACTGTCGGGGTCGCGTTTGGGTTATACGGCACTGTGCTGGTCTATGCCAATGCCGCCAACGTGATGGCGACACCGGGTGATGCCATCTTCTGGACCGAAGTGCTGCAACATGCTTCCGAGTTGGACAGCACGCTGATGCATCTGGCGTTTATTTTCGTCATCATCGGTTTCGGCACCAAGACAGGGCTGTTTCCGATGCATGCCTGGTTACCCGATGCCCACAGTGAAGCCCCCAGCCCGACCAGCGCGCTACTTTCTGCCGTGCTGCTCAACTGCGCTCTGCTGGTAATTGTGCGTTATACCATGATCGTCAGCGCCGCCATCGGTCCGGTATTTCCGCAGCGGCTGTTGCTGGTGTTCGGGCTGCTGTCTGTCGCGGTGGCCGCATTCCTGATTCTGGTTCAGCGCGACATGAAGCGACTGCTCGCCTACTCCAGCGTGGAAAATATGGGATTGATTGCCGTGGCGCTGGGCATTGGTGGCCCACTCGGTGTGCTGGCAGCACTGCTGCACACGCTCAATCACAGCCTGACGAAAACCCTGCTGTTCTGCGGCTCCGGTAACGTACTGCTTAAATACGGCACCCGTGACATGGATGCGGTGAAAGGCATCCTGCGTGTCACCCCCATTACCGGCGCACTGCTGGCCGGTGGCGCACTGGCGCTGGGCGGCATGCCGCCGTTCAACCTGTTTTTAAGTGAATTTATGACCGTCACCGCCGGCATCAACGCGGGCTATCTCTGGCTGGTTATCGTGTTGCTGTTTTTGCTGACTATCGTACTGGCCGGGTTGGTGCGCATGGTCGCCAGCACCGTGCTGGGCAACAGCCCTGCTGCCGTCAGCAAAGGCGAGTTAGGCATCCTGACTACCGCACCGATGGCTATTCTGCTGGCATTAATGCTGCTGATGGGCACACATATTCCACAACCCGTTACCCGTTTACTGGAAAGCGCCAGCGCGTTGGTATTGCAATCGCACACCACCGAGGCCGCTGCCGTCACGGCACTGTCGCCTACCGAACGCGCACCGCTTACCCTTTCTCGTCAGGAGACGTCCCGTGATGAATGA
- the hypC gene encoding HypC/HybG/HupF family hydrogenase formation chaperone: MCLGIPGKVIALADTVQDTAWVDVCGVKREVNIALVADGIDAASLIDSWVFVHVGFAMSRLDEQEALDTLAALRQMEEVEHDVTIFLKQ; the protein is encoded by the coding sequence ATGTGTCTCGGCATTCCCGGAAAAGTCATCGCACTGGCGGACACCGTGCAGGATACGGCGTGGGTGGATGTATGTGGGGTTAAGCGCGAAGTGAATATTGCGCTGGTGGCGGATGGCATTGACGCTGCCAGCCTCATAGACAGTTGGGTATTTGTCCACGTCGGGTTTGCCATGAGCCGGTTGGATGAACAGGAAGCGCTCGACACGCTGGCGGCACTGCGCCAAATGGAAGAGGTAGAGCACGATGTTACAATATTTCTGAAACAGTGA
- a CDS encoding OspG family effector kinase: protein MLFINSPSRIDVKTDTIYSALLKKTNNNTLSSKTLNKLAKIARTSFELPKADARRIFKNNKPVTPSGASIILAYNIGKALAQVSSDNLRSQLKAFVAHCGSPSVDNNPQTGIPCSASSCTATSTEFIIKNSDRIGASLGEGAQAIVVEDKKNPGKVLKIFYDDVSSNEVARQADSFRLFYGNESASIIAQGIIQLDKIDGVPLSKVDYFADDAEEDFILLLYEMCDKGCPPTDMSEDNFLYNLARNQFYPVDISYFPGDKIDLGGLHYILKLIAEKSKPQPIGIAI, encoded by the coding sequence ATGCTCTTTATTAATTCTCCATCTCGAATTGATGTTAAAACAGATACGATTTACTCCGCGTTGTTGAAAAAAACCAATAACAACACACTGTCCTCGAAAACCTTAAATAAGTTGGCGAAAATAGCCAGAACTTCCTTCGAACTGCCGAAAGCGGATGCCAGGCGAATTTTTAAAAATAATAAACCCGTTACGCCATCGGGCGCGTCGATAATATTGGCGTATAATATCGGTAAAGCGCTGGCACAAGTGTCTAGTGACAATCTTCGGTCGCAATTAAAGGCGTTTGTCGCACATTGCGGAAGTCCCTCCGTTGATAACAACCCCCAAACAGGAATTCCGTGCTCAGCGTCATCATGCACAGCCACTAGCACTGAATTTATAATAAAAAATAGCGATAGGATCGGTGCTTCGCTAGGGGAAGGGGCACAGGCTATTGTGGTTGAAGATAAAAAGAATCCAGGGAAAGTGTTGAAAATTTTCTATGATGATGTGTCGTCCAATGAGGTTGCCCGGCAAGCAGATTCGTTCCGCCTTTTTTATGGGAATGAATCTGCCAGTATTATTGCTCAGGGGATTATCCAGTTGGATAAAATTGATGGCGTTCCTTTGTCCAAGGTCGATTATTTTGCTGATGACGCTGAGGAGGACTTTATATTATTGTTATACGAAATGTGTGACAAAGGTTGTCCGCCGACCGATATGTCGGAAGATAACTTTTTATACAACCTTGCAAGAAATCAATTTTATCCTGTTGATATCTCCTATTTCCCCGGAGACAAGATTGACCTCGGTGGTTTACATTATATTCTCAAGTTGATTGCGGAAAAAAGTAAGCCTCAGCCTATTGGAATAGCGATATAG
- the hyfE gene encoding hydrogenase 4 membrane subunit, translating into MTGSLIVNNLAGLLIITSLLVIVAKRPTTSSLLYALQSLVLVLIFVALANLLQAHELYLWSLTALVTKVILVPAIMYRAFRRLDDPSADGGIISPVAILLLAVLIVVLSYFVVAPVQLPMVSTLKPALAVSLGHFMIGLLCIVTQRNILKQVFGYCLMENGAHLTLALLAHRAPELVEIGIATDAIFAVIVMALMARKIHRTLHTLDVQQLTALKG; encoded by the coding sequence ATGACTGGTTCGCTTATCGTCAACAATTTGGCCGGACTGCTGATCATCACCTCGCTTCTGGTGATCGTCGCCAAACGGCCTACCACCTCATCGTTACTCTACGCGCTGCAATCGCTGGTACTGGTGCTGATATTTGTCGCACTGGCCAACCTGTTGCAGGCGCATGAGCTGTATCTTTGGTCACTGACCGCGCTGGTCACCAAGGTGATTCTGGTGCCTGCCATCATGTATCGCGCTTTCCGGCGACTGGACGACCCGAGCGCCGACGGCGGCATTATCAGTCCGGTGGCGATCTTGCTGTTGGCGGTATTGATTGTGGTGCTGAGCTACTTCGTGGTGGCCCCGGTGCAACTGCCGATGGTCAGTACGCTCAAACCGGCGCTCGCGGTGTCGCTCGGCCACTTTATGATCGGCCTGCTGTGTATCGTCACCCAGCGTAACATCCTCAAACAGGTATTCGGCTATTGCCTGATGGAGAACGGCGCGCATCTGACATTGGCGTTGCTGGCACACCGCGCGCCGGAGCTGGTGGAGATAGGTATCGCTACCGACGCCATCTTTGCTGTCATTGTCATGGCGCTGATGGCACGCAAAATCCATCGCACCTTGCATACCTTGGACGTTCAACAACTTACGGCACTGAAGGGGTAA